TCTGTCATTATAACACCTCATTCTGAGCAGAATCTTTGTTCTATTTTTCAAGATGTTGTTTAGCATGTAGATGCTATTCTTGAATTCATTGCATGGAGTTGCTTCTTCTGAGATCCTGCTATTAAGTAGCTGacagttttaattcttttgAGTCCTCAGTGTTCTGCATCGGGCGTGGACGGTTTTGCCTTTTGCAGAGTCGCTTAAATTCCCGTGTGATGTGTCTGGGATTCTGAGCAGACCCTGTGCAGGCAAACCCTGTGGGGTCTGTTCTGCTGCCTCAGTGCTgaacaggcactgctgctccagttACAGCTTAGTCTGGGGGGTTGCCTGCACAGCTCGAGTTAGTTCTTAAAGAAGAACCTACAAATAATGTAACAGTATAAAGAAAAACTCATCCCCTTGTGTTCTGCTGACACAGGATTGTTCATAGTCAGTTATGTTCCTTATCAAGCTGTCACCTTCAAATACATAAACTTCCATGCCGTATCAAATCTTCATGTTACTGCTTTGAGGCTTTGTAAGCCACAGAATGGAGCAACCAAGACCTTAAAGAGGCAGCTTCTTGCCTGCTAGGAATTGTCGCAGCGGGAAAAGATCAGTTATGCTGATGTGATTCCTGCtattaaaaaaggatttttattgAAGTAAAAGTGCTGTCCGTTTAACAAGCAGCAGCATGACTTGCTCACCTGTACCAGGCCAGGAATTTTGCTCTGTACTGCAGTTGCTTTCCCTGAGATGAGTAGCTGAAACCACCAAAATGCTTTCTTGCAGCCAGATCAAAAATGGAAGTGGTGTTAGTCCTGGGTTTGTATCTCCATTCACTTTTTTGACAGCAAATCACTTGTTAACTACCTAGAATTTGACCCAAAAGAACGTCTGCAGCTAGTCCTGTAATTCAGTGTGGTCTTGGTGACACTACTGTCACACTGTTACCTTATTGAGACTTCTGAGTGCCCACTCTCCTTCAGCCATAAAGTGTGTTGCTCTGTCAGAAAGATGGTAAAAACTTAGGACTGTTCCCATCCTCCTACttgaagaaattattaaaaactatTTGTCTTCCCCTGTgactgaaagcaaacaaaacgGGTAAAGCTTATTCTCTCAAAAAGCTCCTGTTTTCTAAAAAGGGACTCCTCTGACAAGGTATGGAGAATAAATTTTTCTAGTTGTTGACTACAGCTTAGAACAAGTCCTTTCAATACACTATAGCAAATGTCATCACCCACTTTTGAAAATGTGGTTATCTTACTATTTTCTGGTATGGTTTCTTTCCTATTCCAGCTTGAGGCTCTGCATACTGAATACCAGTGATAATGgagtatttctgctttctcctgtGTGTTTTTGGGCTGTTTGggatgggggttttttcccttctttcagcTAAAAATCATGTAATTGAGATAGGAAAGAATCAGACCTTTCCTCCTAAGGTGGTCTTCAGACATGTCCGTCTGCCTGTGGGGCTAAGATCTGATCACTTCTGCTCATAAGATATGTCTTTGCTCAGTTGTTTTAAAGAATGAACTCAACATGTACTTCAGTTGCAGTGTTTAAATAGGAAAGGCAAGTTACAGAGAAGTGGTCTGAATTTTACATCTGTAatattcttttctgtatttctacaCTTCTCAGAATTCAGTTTGTCAGAAGATggtcttttttccttgtttacaTGTTTTGTATATTTGAGACACCCTTTTTGTCCATTGCTAAATGTTTGTGTGACCCTTTGGGCAGTGCTGTCCTACTTGGTTTGCTCTGTGCCGTGGGAACTGCTCCTGTTGGTGCTTTTCCTGGttttggagaaagagctgcttGGAATTTCTGTTCTACAAAAGGATGGAATCTGAGACTCCATGCTGGCAGATGCAGACAGGGCTAGTTTAGACTAGTGAACCTCATTTAACTGTAGCAATACTACAGTGCTGTCCccattttttgttcatttgtggTTACATCTGCCACTTTCTCATAAAGCACAATAGAAGCCATTTACACCTACGTGCTGAGGGGGTGTCTATCCCATCTTCTCAGACTGAAGTAGGAGTACAACAGGCCCTTCCTCATTGCATGTGTATATCAGGAAAAGTTTCACAAGTATTCTGTTCTTACGTACTCTGAAAATTTGACTTTTATTTAGAATTACTGCTGATGATCCTGACTTGTTGATGACTCAGCAGCACTTGGTAGCTGTAATGAAGAAAGAAACCCCTGCTTTTCCACTTCTTACATAGCAGAAGAAGGGTAACTCCTGTCAGTGTAGCGAGGGTGCTGCAGTGTAGGAcagctgttttctgctgtgtagCAGAAGAATGTCTTGTGCTTTGCCTGAAAAACCATATTCTTGGTAAGCTGCTTTCCATACGTTTGACTTTTCAACTTTTTACAGACACCGTGGGAAGGAGGCTTATTTAAACTGCGGATGCTTTTCAAGGATGACTACCCTTCTTCACCCCCAAAATGTAGGTAAAATTACTGAAAACCACAGGTTTATTAGAGCAGTGTTGAACTAGTACACGTGGTTCTACAAATGGTTATTACTGTcttacagtttttattttggggttttttttccccactcacCACTTTGCATTTAGAAGGCTGTCATGAAATCAAACTGGTTGATAAAACTGTGAGGGGATGAGGTTGCTGGGTGGGTTCCCTCAGTCTGACAAAAGTGTTGCTTGCAGTGGTCACTACATGATGAGCactcctgggaagcagcaggtaGGTGGGGATACTGAGGCCCAGGCCCTTTGCGTGTTCTTTCTGCTAACTTGGTCTTCTCAGCTAAGAACTCAGAAGACAAGAACTTGGTGACAAAGATGGTTGATAACTTGAGCCTTTTAATCGGCTTGCTCTAAAACAtcagtcttttctttttctgctacTATGCATAGCAGATCTTCAAATACCTAATTTCCATATTAagttttttaattgaatttttctTATACCATCTCAAAACTTACGTACGGCAGAAACCTGAAAACATCTATTGCCTTATGTAGTTTCTTGGTTCTTGAATCGGCTGCCACGTCAAATCAATGAAAGGGATTACGAAGGGCAGTTGGTCTCTTGTCACATTTGAGTCACATTAACTCTTCCTAGTTGTCTTGGCTACTCCCTTTGTTTGTTACAACCTAAATATATGTGACATGGGGAAATATCCCGATTAACTGGACAATATTTAACATTCTAGAGAAGTACCAGTTATCACATCCTAAAACTGTTTAAAGAATTGTCATGCCTtgaaataaatgtgtgtgtgacTGGTAAGACTCCTTACCAATGCAGCTTCTGAGGTGCCACTGAACTTCCTTGCACAGCAAGATTGTTATATCTTGTGGATGCTTGTGATGTCAGATAGATTAGAAAACTGTGCTAACATGCAGATATTTCATCTATTGCTTTATTGAATAAAGTGTTCATTACTTTATTCAAGGTGGTGGCTGTTGCATTGAAGTCCtgtaaagatgaaaagaaatgccAGAATATAGGTTGAGTGGCAGAAGGAAAGATGTACAAGCCTTAAGTCAGTCTTGCAGTTTAacttttgttgttcttgttcAGTGCATCTTGGTAATGTATAGGAAAAGTGAAACTGAAGGAAGTGCCAGGAACTCAAGTCTTTCTTCTGTGAAACTTTCAGTATTTCAAAGTGAGGAGACAAAAGATGAGTGAAGGGCAGTACCTTTCCTTTATGTAAGTAGTGTATGAGGCTGAAAAGGCAGAATTGGTTTTGAAAGGTCGCTATCACAAAGCTACTACCAAGTATTAACAGTCAAAATTACTGTCATATATTAATACCACAGATGTGATGGAGTTCCTGCTCTAGGTGCAGGCTGAGCCAAGAAAACTGGTATTAATAGCTCCAGAAATCTGCGGGGTTTTATTTGGAGGGGTGGGGGTGTTTCTTGCCagtgttggtttggggttgaGGGGGGGTTGTTTTCCCCCACTGATCTAACCCAACTCTGATCTTCATCATTCAATTCATTCTCTTCTTTATCAGGTAAATTTGAACCACCGTTATTCCACCCAAACGTGTACCCTTCAGGCACCGTATGTCTCTCCATCTTAGAGGAGGATAAGGACTGGCGGCCAGCAATCACAATTAAACAGGTCATTAGTGGTACTTGGAGTTATTCTTTGTCCTTTTATTTGCATTGCCTGCTTATCTGATGTGTCAGGTGTTCACTGTATGTTTCTACAAGTGGTTTCTGTGGGTTATTCACAGAATGTCTTTTAGTAATATATATGCCTATGTTACTTCTCCTTTTTCCACAGATCTTGTTAGGAATACAAGAACTTCTAAATGAACCAAATATTCAAGACCCAGCTCAAGCAGAGGCTTACACAATTTACTGGTAAGTATCTTTGTGTATCATCTTAAAATCTGTCATATTGCCTACAGCTCTCTGTTACTTGGGAGTATAACATGCAAATGTTTTTAGGAATGATCAGGGGAATTTTCTTACCTTTGTGACTATAACCTGTGGAGATGCCTAGACTGTGCTGAACTTGAAAAAAATGGTAACTTTACAGTTAGTAGGCTAATGGAGCTTTTAATAGCAACACAACAGCAAGAAAGTGTGGAGGCTCTTCAGTTGGATCATCATTCTCATCCTGGTTCTGACCCAACACAGAATTCTTTCCCCTAAAGGCTGAGTAGTAGTAATGAGGCATAATGGTGTCATGACACCAGGGTAGAGGAGACTGAATTAGGTGACAAgataatttttcagtccagaagtGGGTGCCTGAAAGCACTTGTGcctgaaggaaaaaggagaactGTGACTGCTCTAGGAAACAGGGTGTTTTGTGAAAATTACATCTCCCAAAAGAACAGGTTAGAAAGCACAGAACACCTGTAGGTTTAGCAGAATTAAGTTAGCATTTGTTAGGAAAGGTGATAATTTTTGAGctaaacaaaactttttttttttaaggcttaaAAATTTTCCCATCTTTAAAAGTGTTCTATAATATTTAGGGGAGCAAAACACTTTAAACGAGTGTTTTTGGCAGTTACAACTCCTGAAATAATAACCAAGATGGAAATGTGGAATTACCATTCTGGACAGAAGAGGCCTCCATGAGAGTGCCAAGTTTGAAAACAGCCTTGTATGAGACTGCACATGCAAGCTATGTCAAAAGTGTCTTTTTGTAGGATCCTGGTGAGAAGGAAAATAGGCATGGGCAGTGTGGCTCTGCTTTCAGTTAAAGGCTTCGCTCAGTGCTGTTGTGTAAAATACTTCACTGAAGACCTGACGGAGCCGAGCCCATGTGGAGACAGTTAAGTGGCCACAGTTGCAGGCAGCACCTTTGGAAGCCAGGAATGACGAGGCAGGCCTCATCAGAAAAAGCCACTCTGAGGGAATGTTGGGCAGGAGTAATACACTGTAATACATGTAGAGATAGTCtctgtttttttaatccacTCCAACACACATGTATATACAAAACCAGTCTTAGCTAGTCTTGTTTCTGCTTTAATTGCTTctagcagggaaaaaaaatctattgatATTAAACTGGTACATGATTTCTGTTGCTTCAAGTATATATAGTCTCCCATTTATCTTTCTTCATGTCTCTTGGACACGCATGATATTTTAGATGGGTTTCCATAATTCTGCAGTCTGCGAGTGTCTCACTATTTAATGAGGAACTGGTAGGAGTTACACAGAGCAGGATTGTGCATGAATCTGTGATGTGGCATAGTTGATCTATTCTGGAGAAGATGCAGACTTGCTTAAATAGATGTCTTTAAGTCAAGTTGTTAAACCTCCAAGAATAACTTTGTATTCAAGATGAGAATACTTGTTTTTTGGTGCTGTTGTTCTGTAACATTTGTGCTTTGGCTGTGCTCATctgcttccctgcctgctgcaggggctgctgggggggaAGGCATTCTCCTGGGTGGATTCTGGGGGGGGTGAGATTGAACAGCTAGGCTGTGTTTTCATACAACAATGCAATATAACGTAGTGGAAAAAGAGTAGAAGTTTGTAAATATGTATAGAGTATCTTTGGTGTGTTTGCTGGTACTTGTTCATTCGATGTGACCAGAATTAGTTtctttctcccccctcccccttaATTTGTCAAGTTCTGAGAATATAATTTGCtggcttttttttattttcactgcatAGCTGAAAAAGGTAAGTTAAATTTCCTGCAAAGCTGTCTGCAAAATCTAGTCACTTTAAACTACCTTTGGCACAAGAGTAATGGTactgaatttttaattcttGACACTTCTGACAGCTAACACAAAATGTACAACTGAATGCAAATGGATGCTCTACTAAGCTACTACCATCCCTGTTGGCCCAAGAATAGAAAACAAACTTGACCTTTTGCATCTTGAGTCTGAGGCTTAATGACTGGACATAGCTCCCTCAAGTAGTACTTGCTTGTTGAAATAATCTTGTAGCAAGTATGCTACACTTAGTGATCTAcattgagctttttttttttcaactgaagATTGGGATCCTAACCTAAAGCTGTGAGTCAAGTTCTGCAGAGATAAAGACTGAAATTACCACACCATTACCATTTTCCCATTTCTCAGAGTGGTTCAGTTCTCTCCACAGCAGTAAAAATTTATACTTTGAAAGTCCACCAACTGTTAGTGAGCTGCTCTCATCAATGACTTTATGCTTTTAGGACTACTGGCATTTGTTAATGATCTCAGGTCTCACCATGAGTCGGGAGCAGGAGACTTGAGATGAATGAGAGTGTTTGCACATGGAGTACAGCTGGCCCTGAGAGTGAGGCACAAAGCTGTTTGCAGACAGGTGCAGTGTGCAGGCAGGTGCTGCAGCCATTTGGCAGCAGGTGATGTCTGGGAAGTGACGAGTTGAACAGTACCATATTTCTATCCAAAGGAAATTATTAAAGTAATGGTCCAGAAAGCCTTTAATCTGTTGTCGTGTTCAGTGATTTCTTATCTAATGATTTTGCCTTCAGCAAAGACTtactcttctctttctcttcagtATGAAACTAACTGATAGGCCTCTGATTTCTCCAGCTGTAATTACCCTTTCTCTTTTCAGCCAAAACAGAGTGGAATATGAAAAGAGGGTTCGAGCACAAGCCAAGAAGTTTGCACCATCATAAGCATTTGTCATGCAGCATCTTAAAAAGGAAGGGATTGGTTTGGCAAGAACTTGTTTACAAAACTTTTGCAAAATCTAATGTTGCTATGTACAATTAATATCCACTTAGGGGAGGGGGTTGTATGTGTGCCATTTTCCATATTCGCCACTTGTATACAGTTCTAAATTTGCTGACTTGCCCCCAGTTTTTTCATACAGGGTCTCTTCCTTCAGTCTTTTGTATTTTTGATTGTTATGTaaaacttgcttttattttaatattgatgTCAGTATTTCAACTGCTGTAAAATTATAAACTTTTATACTTCTATAAATTCACTAGTATCTCTAGTTACTTTGCTATCTGATGCAGGCATGCTTTAAAATGTTAGAACTATATTTAGCCTCTAGCTGgctgtatgaaaaaaaaaatcatgccctgcacccccttcccctcctgaatgtttttttccctatcTTTCAGAAACTAGGTTGTTATTGCTTAAGAGCCTTCGAGATCCAAAGTTAGCCAGCATCCTTATTCTCCATCACTTCCTTTGTGTTTATATGGCATTCTGTCTGTGTTGCTGTTTAGAGTAAAATAAACTGTTTATATAAAGGGCTTTGTTTCATTtatcttcattaaaataatttaaaagactACCATTTAAGTGGCTCTGAACACAATTCAGTGCAAgtgaagttggaccaagggttggacttgatcttggaggtcttttccaacccaaatgattttatgattctaagtCCTATCTTTAAGGCCTGTGATGCTGCATTTGCCTTTTGTTTAGATATTCTCTTCAGTTgtttgccctgccctgccctcagcatgAATGTGGCCCTTCCCTGGGCCCTGTGTGGTAACTGCAAGTCACCTCTGATCAGTTCCTTTAGGCAGCACAGAATTCTGACTCGCTGGAGACCAGTTGTGCATAATGGGATCAGCAAACTGGTGTGACCACGGTAAGCATAAAGTGACATGGGCATTAGACTGATATGAACAATAGAAGCCATGCAAGGAATTTAAGGGGACCTACAGAAATTGGAGATTTTAAATGGTACTTGTTTATCAGAAATAATCCTGTGCCTTCTTCCGTATGTCAATGTATATAGCTTTTAGGAAAAGGACATGATCTATGCAATTACAGTTTCCTTCTGTAAAGGAAATCAGTTAAATTATGTAAGTTATTTTCATGTATGTCAAGCTGGTATGCCCTCTATTAAATGTTCACTGccttttttaattgtatttttttactcAAAATCATTCTGCAAAACAAATGAATTGTTAAAATCTTTGTTCCATCCAAAGTTTCTTAAGggattttcttattaaaaaaatggcTGCTGCTCAAGACTTAATCTAAGTGTAATACAGCTCAGTTTTCAGATACGGTTTGCTTGTTGTCTGCATCTGATCACTACAGCTTTATAATATAAAAGCATTGCCCCAGATTAGAACAGCCAACACCCTCACTATTCTCAATCCTTTAAAAATTTTGTAGGATTGGTTCATCACTATAGAAATCCTTGCTAAAACAGCTCACTGGGGAAAGACTGTATGGATGGGACAGTGAGTAATTCAGAAACTGAATCAAAGCTTCCCTGTTATGAATTATTTACTTGTTcttctttgtaatttttataaaaGGCAATTTGAGTATATGCACCACTcaaactgctgctgttcctcccaGCTCTAGCTCCAATAAGGCTGGCATTTGATATCTCTAGTGGTAAAGCATAAATAGGAGAAAGTCTTGCTGTGACTTGAAGAATTTTGATCTGTGAAGGTGAGTCTACAAATTGCCCTTAGTACCTCCAATTCTACTGAACGGGTCTGAAGTTTAGGTTTAAGTAAGTCTCAATTGGGTGCTAGAAACTTCAAACAGTATTCTAATTAAATATACAGGAAAAAACTGCTGCCACCTCACTTTCACTCTAAAAACTGGCAGCACATGGCAGAGTGGTGTACCATGAGTGCTGTCGGGGGTTTCTGACTCAAACCTTTAGGGGACAGACAACGTGTGTTCTGGGTTAGTGCAGTGCCCTCGGAGTGCTgagaatgcacagcaacagcactgcagagcccGAACCGTCTGAACCGATGTCACATTCCTGAAGTGCCAAAACATGGTGTTCTTTAGGACTGCGTCAGAGTAAATGGGAGCAAGTAAAGTTACTGAAAAGACATACTGAGATGTCAAACCAACTCCAGGAAGCATTTTGAACTCTTACAAGCTTAGTTTACCCGAAACCAGAAACGTAGTTGAAATGACAGGTTCAAGGCTGCAAAAAGCCAGAGGCTCCTTCCTTATGTGGCACGTAGTCTGAAGAGGGCCATAGCTTAAGTCATGACTTCCTGCTGAAATACAGCCCAGAAGTTAAAAAGGTTTACCCAGTATACCAAAAATAATCTCTATAAAGCACTTTCCAGACACACTGATTAGAataaaggtgattttttttaacttgtaaCTAAGCTTCAGGCTCTTTACAAAATAATTAACATTCCATACTTACCTAAAAACTACATAACTCTGGAACACTCGTGTGCATAGAAATACCTACAAACCCACGTAGAGACTGAGGTTTGCAAAGCACCAAGTTACAGATGAAAGAGACGTATTTAATTGTTCACAATAAAATTTCTTTATACAAGATGTTACAATTCTTTGGGattagtttttgttttttgaggagGGGTGGGATTTCCCCCCCCGCCCTTTTCAAATAGTTCATTTATTGGCAGCTGTTCTAGCAGCTTTCCAGGACCATGATCTGGACTGCTCCCATTGCTGCTTTCAGTGGCATCCTCTGGAGTGCTCACACTGTCCTCAGAATCTTCCTCGCTTTGTACTAGACTGGAAACATTTTTCAGGATTAGAACAGTAAAACAACTTAAAATGAGACAAACtagtatttaaattaaattttgttaCCCTGGGGAATTGACTGGCCTGTTGGGATTAGAAAACTCTTTTCCTGAGTCAACATCAAATGGAtctggaaaaaggaagaaaaactgcaaaTGATGAAAAACGCAGTATTTTAATGGTCTGCCTACATTTTCATAGAAGATTATTGGCAGGGAGAAGGCCTAGAAGTCTGGTTCAGTCTGGTAAGTTTACTGTAATTGTTTCATCAAAAACAAGGGGAGATGGGAAAATAACCAAAGTCCTGCCTGCCCATTCTAGTCTTTGCACTCTTCCCTCACTCCTTGCACATGGTTCAGTAGCTCTTTAGAGGTAGTCAGGAGTGTGCAAATACGTTTCTAAGGCTCTTTGCAAGAAAATATCTATGTTCTTAgaatagtttatttttaactggGCTATCCAGTTATCTGGAGTCTACTGAGATGTGAAGTGCTGCTGTCCAGGTTTAGCTCCTGCTGAAGAATTGCAAGGCTGGGTTTACTTTGGCTTAGACAGTGGGGAAGAACTGTTACAGACAAGTGAACCAAGGCACGATAGCCTTGGTACTGCAGTCCATCCAGAAAGTACAAAGGACTGGAGGTGCAGGCATGCTTTGCTTGGCATAGTCATGCTGCCCCGTAGGAACTGTCTTCAGTTTAATGCAACTGGTTAGGTTTCCACCAAGCAACAGGATGGTTTCGTGCCACCTCACTCCAGTGTGTCATAGTAAAGAGATCAAAGTTCAGAGCTGTTTAAGGCTGTTGACCATCTCCTTACAGGACCCTGGCCTGTTTCACGAGGGTTAGCCACTGTgacagaaaaatgttaattagGAGCATCTCTTTTCATATGTTCTTGATTATTTGATTAGTATTTCTTTGTGCTGTTTTAATGAGACCAAACACCTGTTAATATAGTTTGAAATACTAGGATTCCAGTAAGTTACTGGAAGAATTTGGGAATAAACTACTTGTACTTTTATAGGTCTGATTTTAAACATCTTTACTGGGGACTGTAAGTCTGCTGAGTGAAGGTCTTTCTTTGGTTTATATAACTACTTTGCTATCAGACTGTATGCCTGTATTTTTAGTTCCTTCTTAGGTACTAGTCTTTTTACTCATACTCTGCTTCTAACATCTGTGGATAAGACAAGGATGCATTGTGGTTTTTTGCTCCTTTGTTTTCCAATATCCTTACTTGTATCAGGGTAGCTGCTTCACATTTCAGCTGGGAATGCACTGCTCTGTTCATTAAGTTGCTTTAGTAATTTTCATCCATTTTAGTTGAGAAAGAATGGGCAGACTTTCTTAGAAGAAGAATACACAGTATAAAAGATAAACACATCTCAACAAAGCACTTATCTTCCACCTTGCCAATATTTTCATGAAATCAAAGGAAAAGACTCTGTGAAGAAACTGGTTAGGAAAGGGGGGGTGTGGTATCCgcatttttttcttacctaCTTCTTCATCTTTTGTTTCTTGGACACTGGCAAAAAAGTCCTTCTCAATTCTTAGCATGTCATCCTGGCAATGACAGGCTGCATATTTTTCCAAGAGATTTTTGTTCAAGTCAAGAAATGCCTTACCCCATTTAAATTTCCTTAGAAGAATGGTGGCTAGGTCTGGGAatcctgaaacagaaaataaatgatcagttttctttttcagtgtgaGATTCCACTCAGCTTACAGGTTTCTAAGTTCAGTACATACCTACGGATCAGTGCAATAGTGAGATGTTTGCCAGCCTTTTTTGTCAGTGTTCAGGAATTACTACTTCTTTAAAAGATTGCAgatattttcaaatttcagttTAACTTGAAATATCTCAATCCAAGAAACAGTTCATAACCTTTCAGTAAGtgttacataaaaatattttatacaggTAACGAATTATTCAAGCTCTAGGTCCCAGAGCCTTTCAGTATTTTTAGAAGATAAGGTTTGTCTGCAGTATAGTGGAGCATTTCTCTTCAATTGTCAAAGTTGTGTGATGTGTTTGCAAAACATCACAAAAAGGGGCAATCTCCCTTGTTCTTAGAGAACCCACCCTGTTAAGAGACAGCTGTTATGCAccatccagaaaaaaacaggattGTCAGTTTATGTGTCAGTTTAGTAGCTGACATGAATACTCCACAGATACCTCGATGCTACCAGATATAAGTGCTTAGAA
This genomic window from Pithys albifrons albifrons isolate INPA30051 chromosome 16, PitAlb_v1, whole genome shotgun sequence contains:
- the UBE2I gene encoding SUMO-conjugating enzyme UBC9 is translated as MSGIALSRLAQERKAWRKDHPFGFVAVPTKNPDGTMNLMNWECAIPGKKGTPWEGGLFKLRMLFKDDYPSSPPKCKFEPPLFHPNVYPSGTVCLSILEEDKDWRPAITIKQILLGIQELLNEPNIQDPAQAEAYTIYCQNRVEYEKRVRAQAKKFAPS